CATGTTTTGGTACTTAGTACTGCAATTTACAAATCTATAGGCCGGTATCTGAACTTAGGAAAGAACCTCCATTTTGCTTACGTTTTCATAGATGTGCTCTCTTAGAGGGATCTTGTTGCATTTTCTCTGGCAATTTTGTCACTGCAGATTTATCTCTTCGTATTTGCTTGTGGGATTGTTTACTCTATTTTCAAAAATGCATTGGTATTTCTTATTCGAAAATGCAAGTTATATTACGGATGCCTGAAATATCTAGAAAGACTACAATACACATGTGTAGCTGCTGTTATGTCAATTATTCTGCGGGCttgtattataattaaaagtcaTTGGGACACTGATCTTGGTATTATACATAAGGGGAAGGGAATGTAACTTAGTCCACCAATATTGTCTCTCAACTTTCCAAATGATGAATCCTCCTTCTATACTGGTTCTCTGTTCCAAATGCTTTTGTTGTCATTTACTGCATTGCACTTGCTACATTGGTGTTTTTACTCAGAATATATTGTCATTAACATGGATGTCTTAAGCAAGATGCTGAATACTACATGGGGAGAATTGTGGTCTTTTATTGAATTGGAGTTTATGTTATTACGTCTGATATTATATTGGAGCTTCAAGTAACtgacttatatatatatatatatatatatatatatatatatatataagaaaacagttACTGCAGCACAGCTGGAGTGTCAGTATCAAGTATTCAATTTTTGTAGCTAAGAATGATGTTTACCTTGGAAGCTTCATTTGGTTGACTTGACATCTGAGGCATAACAATGTGCCCTATCATGTCCATTTTCCTAGAGCTTTCTCAAgtgtaataaaaaaagtgaTTTTATGTTTGTACCTTCAATGAGTTTGTACTCTTATGTTGAAGAAAAACCTTTTTCGTTTCTCTGCTGGGTTCCTCTCAGTTTGCACTGGCATGTTATATTGGATAGAGGCACAAGTTCATCTCCATTAATTTAGAACTAACATCACAATTGGTCGATGCTTGGACATGTACTTAATGTTCCACATGCCTGCATATGTGCACCTATCATTTCAAGACTAAGCTTGTTTATGGATATCTTTCTGGCAAACCACTGTATTGATTTGCTTTCTATCACATGTGCCTTGATTTATGTTATCCACTGACCTAATTGTTAATCCTACAAACTAGTTGCACACAGGTGAACTTCTTGCATAGGTATTAGATTGACCTCTTCATTTGACAGCCTTGCGTGGCTTTATCTTCCTTCCCTTTCCTCTCCCTCCCTTTTCATTTTCCTGCACGCTTTTGCTTGGTGtttttaatggtttgtatttaATGACAGCTATCAGTGAGGAATTGTTTCATCAGGGGTTCTGTGGTTAGATATGTCCAATTGCCTCCAGAGGGTGTTGACATTGATCTGCTTCATGATGCAACAAGAAGAGAGGCTCGGGGCGGCTGATACACTCTTGTAACTCTTGCATGTCTTTGTATGAACATCTGATGTAATTGTGTTAGTATAAACAGAGCTATCTTGATGTTCCGAATGCTGTATGTTTGTCCTGAAGATTGAAGAATGAGCCCGCGCTTTTGTTGACTGGGCAACTTGGTTGTGTATCAACAATTTATAATTGCTTAAAACGTGTACTTTACATGCTATGTTGACTTAAACCATTGTGGATGTATGGGCGTAAAAAGAAACTTATAATATATCCTTCGTATTTTATGCTGACATTGGGCATGGAGATGGTTAGCCCGGATTTTAAAAGTCTGGTAAAACTTGGCTATATCCAACAGATCCCTGTATGGCCCTTCGTTCTATGGTCTGTACTATAAGGGACGATAATAGAGTTGAAAACATCCACCAGGAATCATCGAAATTTTAAGTACTATTGAACAATAAAAGTCGGACAGTGCAAAAGTCACTTTGATCAACATCACAGGCAAACAAGAAATGCACATTTGCGACAAGCTAGCTTGGGATGCCTTTTATTTAGATCATAATTCAGATCACAGGCAATATAAATGCCTGAAATTTATTCTAGAGGAGCAGCCTGAGATTATAATCTGCTACTTGAGGTAGATTCACTGGACGTACTCGGCAAACCAATCCAGCATGTCTTTATGGGCTTCTTCAGCACACTCGACTGCCTTTTCATCTTCTGTTTTGTACCGGACAGTCCATCCATGTGCAACCCCAGGAAATATCTTGACGTAGCCATTAATCTGTTGAAATAATTAGAGGGTGCTTGTTTTCTCAACTCCAGtatcaacaaaaaaaacataaaCGACAAAAATCCAGCATCTATTATAATTCTTTACCGTCATTTACATGAGAAATTTCAGTTAAAGTAAAGATTGGTACAGAAATGGGTGAATTCTAAGCCGGTTGTAAAAAGCACCTGCAGAAAGGCGACATTatgaaattaagaaatttcttACCTCAGGCCTGGCGGATAGAACCTCTTCGAACTGTTTGAGGAGTGTAGGGGAGAAAGATGGTCAATTTCAGCACCCAATATGGCAATTGGTTCCTTGATCTCtgaaaaggaaaagttcaTACTTAAATCTAAAATACTCCTCGATTTTGTAGAGCTACATAGAGGTGTCAATAGGAAACTGCTATTATGAACTGatacaaaaatcaaaataaggagaaaattatatttcaattcCTGTAATTTTCGTAAAATGACAGCTCCTATGTGTACATAAGGAATACAGCAGGTAAAGGAACATAATTCATCAAATCTGGTATTACTCAATTAACATGATTTAGGGTCAGACCCTATGATCATGGTACAGTCTCTAATACTATTCTAACGATCCTCAATCTGAAGATGGAATAACAAATGAAATTTtgtatttctctttttgagtcgcaagaaaaatgataaacaGGAGAGGATGTATGAAAATTTCAATGCTAGTTTGGTGCAAACAGATAGAATCAGAAAACAAATAGAACAGATAAGAAATACTTGACATGTGCTAAACCCATTACTAGCACATGGCAAACTGAGCAGATTGGATCTCACAGAAAATGAGGGCATAGATCACAAATTAGCAGAGATTGAACACAAATTAGTGGATGAAACACAGAGCAGAAAACCAGAATTTGGAGCCTAGCCAGACTCTAATATCATATTATGAAATGATAGAAATCAAATAGAGGGGAAAATTGTAATATAATAGGTGTAATTTTGTACACGGAAAGTTATAGTACAGctaacaaagaaaattaatcaaaactaatcaaatctaaattaaAGATTATCAAATCtgatattcaattattatgaATTAGAGTCAAACCCTATAGTCATGCTAACAATAGCCTCTTGATGGTTAATGGACAATCGATTTGGTACCAAGTCGGCCTTGGCCAACATAGCAATAGGCCATAGTTTGCGATACTTGAAACCatgaatgatgaatttttTCTAGGAATTTTCAATCAACTTTTTATTCTCGCATTGGCATCAATGCTTTGTCAATTTGCAGGCATGCGACCAGGTGTGTCCCTCCCCATAAATACTGCAGGTATTTTGGCAAGAGCACGTAGAAAAGGAGTATAATCAGTGAAAACTGTACCTTTAATATCATCTACAGTGACAAAGGAAGGATGTAAAAGCACTGCAGCTTGAATGGGATCAGACTTTGCTAGCTCCACAACCACCTTCGCTGCAAAGATGTCAAGAACTCGATGTTAGTTCATTATCTCACCCACCTATCCTTGGCCTCCGTTAATATTCTAAAGCAGAAACTTGAATGAAATCCTCACCACCCCAGCAGAATCCTGCTGCGCCTATAGCTGATACGCCTTTGCTTTTTAGAGCAGCAATAATTGGCTTTGCATCTTCAAATCCTTTATCCTAATAGAGACAATGATGTGAATCGTTAACAACTAAACAATTTTGGAGCAAGGTGTTGTATGACTATGATCTCATACTGCACAAAGGACCAACATGCCTTCTATCCTTTTCAAGCCATATGTCATATTGACATGAAGGTAAGATAGTTTTATTTGGGTCATATAAAGGACGGTAAGCAAATGAAATTTAATGACAGATATTAAGCATATTTCCTATTTCCTTTGCTTATAGCCAGAAACAAACCGTTCCATGAGACTTTATCCAGATTGGTAGTGGCCTGTCAGCATTTTCTGGTACATAGGGGTCTCCATAAAAGAAGTCAGGGACCACCACATAGAATCCCGCAGCTGCAACTTTGTCTGCAAGCTTCCTTAACAATAGAATGGATTTGCTCTGATTAGCTCTAGGTATCTGAGAACTATCAAGCATCAACAACTATCACTTAAGTCATTGATTTTACCCTCTTTAATAATttggtaaatttattattcaccAGAGGGGAAAACTTGAAAGCATTTAACAAGAATTAATAAGTCCTCAATTGCCAGTATCTAATTTTCCATCATCAATTTTGGATACTTTGTGAATGAACATGACAAACTAAAGACTAATTTGGGTTAATATTAAACCAGAATAAAAGAACCTTAAGCCAATGTTTGTTTCCATCAGCTGAAAGTACAAATAATGCATACAGTATGCGCATTTTGTTTTATACTAAGAATAAAATGGAGGCCAATAGTCTTCTGAAAAGTACAGCTTCATGAATCAAGTAACAGATTTATCACCCTTTAATTCAAATGAAGATAACAGAAGCTAGATACAATTTGCATATGGACGGACAGACATTAGGATATTGAAAGGATCTAACAAAATGATGCTGCAAACAACAATTCTTTAATAAGGTTGGTGTTGGAATCATTCCACTTTTGCGTGAAAAGGGAAAAGCAACACATTCTAAGTATTACTGTAGGAGGGTTGCAAATATCAGTTCTAGGTGCATCATTCTGAAGTATACATACCTCAGGTTTGGTGCCTCCCATCCTGTAATATAATCATGACTATAAGTAAGAAGAGaagtaccaaaaagaaaagaaaagaaaagaaaagaaaaaagactaagaggaggaggaggaagaaGGTCCTTCACTACAAATTAtgcaatatttatttaatttggagGCAGAATATATTAGACTTGGAGCCACAATTGAAGTTAAATAGTAAGGTATTGTGCGAAATAAATCATGTGgaagaattcaattcaatttaacTCTTGCACAATCATGTCATTTGttgcattttttctttttctttttttcaaaatgcCTTCTAATATAACATCCCtctttttttcaatataaaagatttaaattgtAGCGAGCTTGACCTTTCCATACATGAGAATTGACTAAAAAGAATTGAAGCATTGGATTGGATTCTTACAATTTTTGGACTTTCCAAAGACTATCCATCTAAATCTTAAATAACAAGGTCATTTCACATTGTCATCGTAATCTCTAACCAATGCAGATACAAATAACAGACAGGGAAAAGACACATCATTTGGAaatgtttctctctctctctctctctctctctctctctctcctgaTATGAAAGATTAAATCCAGAAGCAACCAAATTCCATGAAGAAGAACAAAATTTGCAATATACAACGTAGCTAAAAccttttttttacaaaaaaaaaaaaaaaaaatctaactcGCAAATGATCATTATCATCACAACCCAAAAAGTGCCTCGAAACTAATCGAAactaaattttcttatattacaAGAAGACATTACTGGTCTGAAGAATAATGCCCAATTGATAAAGCAGTTAAATTctaagaaacaaatacaaagaCTACGCATAAAAGTGAAATAACGAAGTGgaaaaaaaataccaaaaatatCAGAGATGAGAACAATTGAACGCTTGCAATCACTAGGCCCAGTAGCGTAGACTTTGAGACCTCCAATTTCAGTCACAGACCCTATTCCAGAGCCAGAGCTCAGGGTTGGTGGATTCTCGCAGCACTGAGAACCTGACATGTTTTGCAAGATAGAGAACCTGAGGtgagaaaaagttaaaagaactTGCAGCCTTCCGGAGATAGGGGAACACGTATCAGCAATTTACTAAACGACATGCTGTTTGAACTTGCTGTGTAAATTTTAGCAAGACGGCTAAACGACACCTATCTTAAATTTTAGCTTGTTTGTAGCATTATTAAAACTAGTTTATTGAAGATAAAGTGATGTATACTATAACTTAAGTGACCATTAATGAAAGCTTACCTGTAAAAATAAGGATTTCCTTTTCTGCTATAGGTTCAGTTGATTGATAAATTTCCGTGACTAATCGATAAAGCTTTTTGTGATGGCCGATATGTTATTCTTTTCAATGTTGCCTATATAGTTATcttgtaatattaatttcatctCCAATTTTATGGGTAATTTAAATGAAGGAATTGATAATTTCCATCAGTGTTGGGATTCCAACTAATGTTGCATGTTATAGCTAACCCTAATCTTGGTGAAACCAGGTGTTGAAGATGGGTAATGTTGATCTTAAATAATGTCCGACAAATCTCCACTTTCTTCCTGCGTGGCTGTTACAGTAATTTAAACCAACAGAACGAACAGCCACCAGGAACGACTGAAAGTTCAATATATAGTAGTCCATACAGACTGCTATCCGTAGGAAGGAACCAAGCTTAGTTTGCCATATATATTCAGCTCATTGTTTGTCGGGACAGGTATTACAAATG
The Ricinus communis isolate WT05 ecotype wild-type chromosome 1, ASM1957865v1, whole genome shotgun sequence DNA segment above includes these coding regions:
- the LOC8285871 gene encoding LOW QUALITY PROTEIN: endo-1,3;1,4-beta-D-glucanase (The sequence of the model RefSeq protein was modified relative to this genomic sequence to represent the inferred CDS: inserted 1 base in 1 codon), whose translation is MSGSQCCENPPTLSSGSGIGSVTEIGGLKVYATGPSDCKRSIVLISDIFGWEAPNLRKLADKVAAAGFYVVVPDFFYGDPYVPENADRPLPIWIKSHGTDKGFEDAKPIIAALKSKGVSAIGAAGFCWGAKVVVELAKSDPIQAAVLLHPSFVTVDDIKEIKEPIAILGAEIDHLSXPTLLKQFEEVLSARPEINGYVKIFPGVAHGWTVRYKTEDEKAVECAEEAHKDMLDWFAEYVQ